AGCAGtttttgctattttcctttcagtgacaAATGGCCAGATTCTATTTCATGTGAGCGGAATAAGGAACAGAAATCCCACACTTCTTTACTTTGCAAAGGTTTTGTAACCACAGCAATTAACTTTAAGGAAAGTAAATTAGAAAGGCATCCTGGGACATTTACTTGAATGATTCATTTGCTTCCTGAACACAAACGGTAAGTTATGAGCTTGTTTTCTTATTGCCTATGTATTATAAGGGCCCTAAAGATAAAATTTGTTACATGCTAGCCCAGTGATTTTTCTGTGGACCTTGTCTAAAGGTTGCACAGGATGTGAGAAAGGAAATCAAGCCTGGGATCAGTAGTAgtatttgcaatttatttttaggaacttgttacagcaacaaaaattttactttctgaaaaCTACTGATAAGCTATTATAACTTATGCTTTTCGTCAGCTGTTGGtaaggactttttaaaaattccattatATTACCCTCAGAATAATTGTTAGGGAGCTTCTCACTATGACTTTAATCTATCCTTCTACTTAGCAACTTGGTGAATTTTGTGTCCTTTTCCTTTAGGTTTGTTGTGTCCTCAACTCTGTTTCCACTTAGCTGTTACATGACTAAGATCCTTAGGTCAAGAAGTTAGGATATGATATTCAGTTTGTACATACCATTATAAATTCTCACATCCTCCTGAGTAACGCTGGCATTTGCTCCCCAGACAACCAACTTGTGGATAAGAGTTGGATATTTTGCGGCTGCGATGAGTGCTGTAATTCCACCATCACTCCACCCCAGCAAAGAGAACTTCTTAAATTTCAGTGCCTTGATTTGTACAAGAAAGTTATATGCAAATCATCAGCTGGTTTTACaagcaaatatgaaatatttcttgaaaaCTAACAGTACAGATTTAGACACAACACTACATAGTTGAACTATGGTTAGCTTTCAtaattagaaaatataattttcctgctatgtaaaaatacttaagaaaaggtcaaatatttagaaaaacaagaaattgTACCTGCCTTTCCAATTTTCTACAGCTATTTAATGAAACAGGCAGTAGCCTTATTAGATTattgctgcatttaaaaaagccCTCTTGGAattaagaaatgtttatttacaATGGAGAGTAAAGACCTTTTCAGAGAGCCTGATGATATCAAGAATCTGTGGATTCTCTTGGTATAGTGTTGGTAAAGACTATCACAGCGTGGGATGGTAGGTAATCCAAGACCAGGATGAACTTAAGAAAAAAGAGATGTTTAAGACTTGAAAAATGGAACCCAGTGATCTAATTTACTGATGCTAgctgatctaaaaaaaaaaaataatccactcTGTAACAACCAAAAAATGCTTAAAGTATTTGCTACAGGATTGCATCAAATTTCAGTGCTTAATTCAcattttctgaagcttttaagtgtacattttaaatgttacttCATGGTGAATTGCAATTCAGAACACTAATAATGAAATTCCTCCTTCTCGAAAAGGAAAGCTCAGGGCAAAAAAATATGACAACCAAGACCTTAATTTATTCTGACTTGTACAATGCTTTCCACTAGAATTTGAAACTCTTGTTTCCTCATATACCACAGTCTGTGGTACAGGGTACCAGCAGGGACAGGAGAGAGGATTTTGTGTGTATGATGTTCAGTGGGCAAAGGGTGGGGAAGGTAAAGGCACTCAGCAGCAAACGCACCTGAAGGTTGTACAGGGATGATATTCAATGGATAAGCAGTATTTGCAGCATTCCGTATAGAAGCCTCCACTTGTGAAAACTTTCGCAAACAAACATAAAGGTTTCAaagggggtttggtttggtttggtttttttcccagaaattaCAGCCTTTTAGATGTGATTAAGGAAGATATTAtacttttggaggaaaaagatcAAGTTAGTTGAATGAGCTGTTTTGGTgcttggtgttttgttgttggaaGTCCAGGCGTGCTTTCTTTggacagaagaaagcaaaaatgcagGCAATGAGGCAAACAactacagagagagaaaacGCAGTTTCTAATCTGCTTGTAAACTGGATGCTCAAGTGAGGCATAACTTTATCAGTCAGCTTGATGCCTAGCAAACTTCTGTCACTATAaggcttttctggttttggcttctTCCTTGGTATTAGGCTTACTGTAGTGTTGCTCAGTATTAGATTTCGCTCTGCTAAGCTACGATtactgaacagaaaagaaataaggtaggggaaagaaaaggacatgTAAAGTAAGACCTGACAGCAAGAAAACAGATCCTTGAATTTTAGCAGCTGATCACAAGTTGGCCCTGGCCTGCTGAAAAAGTAGTTATCTGTGACCAATTTTCAGTATTGTGCTACTGAAGGGTTACTGATGTTACTTGGCAAGTTTCAGGAATTGGCAGCAGTGCTTGTAAAGCTTAAGTatttgctgttgctgctcttctcctACTGCCAATAGCAAATAACGGATCTCAAAGTCGGCTGATGGGTGGAATAGCTGattaaaatttttgttcttcatgCCAGGTTATTTGCCAGTGCTTCAACTGAGATCTGTTTGCCTCTAGTATTCCTCTTGTTTACTAGCCATTATCTTGATGCATTCTTCGGGTTGTCTCAGGATGCCTTTCCAGCAGAAGGAATTTAATCTATCCTTTGCAGCCTTCCGAAAACCAATGTGATGTAACAGATATGTTGGAAATTATGTGTGTTTGCTTGCTTTAATCTTGAACTACTTACAGTACAGGCCTCTACCTAACATTGGCAATAACCTGAGAGCTGGCTGCACAGCTCAGTTCTGTGGGTGATTTTGTGCTGGCTTTACcttgtaaatgaaataaatgtcttttgaaaTCACCTCCTCCATCCAGGCCTATGTGAAATGCGATCAAATGATCACGTAATGCTGTGACAGAAGTAACTTCGAACAGTGAGTTGCAATACAACAGCACTCTCCACTGTGTACTTTAATTGTATCACAGGGAGTATATCATAAGTAAGGGTGGCATTTGATCTACTAAAACTTGAAGAAGCCCAAGCTCATCCTTTCGCTAGGACAGTAGCTCTGAAGAGGAAGAACCTCTTAAATATCAACACTAATTATTTCCATAATGAttgttttaatgctgtttgcCTTTGCTAGCATTAGACATTGAGAAGGAGTGCAGCAAAGCGGACTTATTTGCATTACACTCCTTTTATTTCAAGCAAACTCCCTCACAGAACACATACGATGATACAGAGCAGTGTCATCTGCATCAAGGTGCTAAATACTCTGCagaatttcagcttttgttATTTCACAGAAACCTTGCAGCACTCACAGCTCCAGCAGAGACACCAGAATCTGAAGAAGCCTAGAATAAAGGTTGTGAAGGCTCACCTATACGGATGGTTTTTTTGGCTGACTGTAGACCAGATGATGTATGTAAACCATACATCATTACAAAGCCCTCTGCAGGATTTACAACTTTGTTTTATTCTAGAAGTCCTAGCTGGGATGATTCCTTGGGATTTGTGCTATCTTTTATGTTATGCTAAAATAGAAGCAAGTTACCCATGCTTGGAAAGATTTTAATAACTTGGTACATGCTTATATACATAAACATCTTCAAAAAAACAGGATGTTATGTCTCATTTGTTTTGACATCTTTAGAAATTGGTAGGCTGCTGTCCTGCTTGACTGGAAGCTACATGGTTATATACTCTTTGGGGACAggtctgttttttattttgcatttattagtATTTGAACAGAGACAGGAAAAGGGTTTACAAACATTTAGACTTAAAGTTTGTCACCTATCTGTGGcagcatctttattttctttgttagcATAGCAGAAGAAATTGGTGATTTATGGTGCAGAGAGATTGCTTTTATGGTTAGAGGGCAAAACCGTGTCTTAATTCTGATTCTGCTGTCAGACTTATTTTGTTTCTCTACACAGAATACTCCATGAAGGCTGCATTTCCAGTTTCAGATGGATTTCTGCAAGGTTACTgtttattacagaaatacagttGGATTGACTGTCTGAATCTTGTCTCATATTTTTGGAATTTTAATGTTCTGCCAACTTTCTTAACATGGCCAAAGAGACTGTATAGCTTAATATAACAAAGCCAAAATATTAGTTAAAACTAAACCAGAAAATAGTGTTAGCACTTATAGGACAGAATAGGAGAggaacacagaaacacagatttgaaataaaaaaatctgcaagatGGTTTAAGTAATAACAGCTTTAGGTCACATTCTTCATAGTCACAATAGCTGTATTAGTTATTAAGATCTGGTATGATCACAGGAACCCTTCGATTTcccacaaaaattatttcagtattatGCTGCAAAATGCAAAGCTTCAAGTTAATTTTTAGAATCAAGTGTTTCTTGAAATGGGCTGCTCAAGGCAAAATGCCAAGATTCTATTAGCCAGAAAATTTTCTAAGAGCCTTTCACTACTCTAATCCCTTCAGTTAAACCACTTAGCATAGACTTCATGTTTTATATACACTTTACCTAAACTTACATGGTTCTTGGCTGCAAATCTCTTAGGGCAGGGTCTTAGGATTAATTATAAAGCATATGTTTTTATTCCAACTGCTGAACCTCTATGTATATTGCAGAagagatggaagaagaaaatattttccagaataGTGCATCTGCTCAGTTTTAAGCCTTCATTTGTATGCTCTTTTGCATAACTTGCTGTTTGCTGGAAACAACCTGCTTAACAGtactcttcttccttctcaaaatttaaggaaaacagcttttaaatatatatatataaaaaataataaatatctcAGAATAGATTTACCTGCATAAGATCCACAGCATCTTTTGCATCCCTCTCAAAGAAATCTGGAGGAAAGTCTCGAGATGGAGGAATGGACTGTCCATATCCCCGAGGATCCCAAGCAACAATTGTGAAAAGTTGCTTATTCATAGACTTAAGCTGAGGTCCAAAATCAGTTTGACCACTCCCTGAAACATCATCATTTTTCAATTATAGTAACCACCATAATACATACACAGTATACATACTCTAAATGGAAACCCGCAGAAACTTGTATCTTAATTCTAAAAGAAAGATTACCCATCAGCTGAAGTACACTTCATCTCTAATCATAACTAACCATTGTAACTAACTATTGCAACTCTCAGACAGGAAGTAGCACAATAAAAATCTTTAGAACTATCTGCAATACACTCAGAGCAAGCCATTTCTGGTAGGTATGTAAGCTTATAAAAAACTGTGCTCTACAAGAACTCTTTAATACAGAATCTTAAACTGAGGTACCTGGGTAGGGAATTATCTTTAACAGATTTAAAGCACTAGCATAGTCATTGCTGGACAGCACAGGTGAAACTGAAAGGGGAGGCATATACTGACTCTAGCTACAAATTTGTAGGTGAAAAGCACTGTGCAAGACAGTGGTTCTTATTCAATAAAACACTTCTATGAGGATATTGGTGCTTAAAGCTGAGCTTTAAATACTTCATTGCCTGAGGAGACAATGGTGACACAAAAGCATAAAACTGtaacttttgatttttctaatatatattttatcaaaataagCCAAATACAGCCATTTATCTGATGCAGAACGGTTTCCTTTATTGATGGCTCAGACCTtcaaaggattaaaaaatgaagtattccAGTCTATTGCACTAAACTATCTATGAACACCTAGCATGAAGGTAAGACtgcaatttatttcttattagcATTATGGTCATGTGGTAACAGTATCACATGCTACTTGATTAAAACCTGTTCAGATCTAATATATTCAAATGATGTAACCCAAATTTAAATTGGCTATCCATCATTATATTAAAAAGGCCATTTAAGGGCATTTaagattttttctgaaatatgtcCTCAGATACCTCCTCCTATACCATCAACTGGTCTAAATGATAAAAGAGGCTGTATATAGCATGCTGTGATGAGCTGACTACAGCCTGACATGATCTCTTCTCTCTTGCAACACCAATTAATAGCTAGTCAGAAATAAACTATCAGGTTGTTTGAAAAATACCAATGCAACCTGATTAATATTAATCACATACTGTTAAATAGGCTTTGTATCAACCTCTGCACTATCATGCATGTGCTTATTATACTATATTTtttgtaacttaaaaaatacacaagGCTGTAAGCATATCtgaatgctgtgttttcttagtatttttttagTTAGAGAAACATCACTTTTAATATAGTTTACAAATAGTATAGACACTAATTAATTCTGTTGACCTAAAAGCACTTATCTTGTTGCTACAGCACACTTATTACTCCGTTAATACAGTAAGTAGTATAAAATAGTATTGAAAACTTAGTATCAGCACAAAGGGAAGAAGTATGTGACACTCAGAGTGTAAAGCTCACCCCACATGTTGCCCCAAAATATTAAACCGTAAGCTTAATAACGGTAAAGATACTAAGCCTAACTTACTGTTTGTAATAATGCTAACTGGACAATAGCAATGTACacctaataataataatgataatattaCTCACAACtgaagaaatacattatttctatttaaagagTTAGCATTGGCAACAGGATTGCTAGTTTccaaagctgtttaaaatgaagAGGTTAAAACATATGACTACTAAAGCGCCCCTAGCATTAACTTTTTTCCACCCTCCCCTTGAGaattctttgaaagaaagaacCACTTCATGAAGACTTGAAAATGTTGCTGCCAAGAAGAACAAATGTTTCCTGCTCTTCAGTTCTTGACATTCTAGCATCTTGATCCAGCAATTCAGTTAAGCATGAGCCCAGCTCTGAGCACAGTAATGGTCCTACTGACAGCCTGCCATGAACTGCTGGTAAGTCTGATTGGCTCTTTAGAACTGCAAgaacccaggaaaaaaagcctgtgttaattttaaaaggttgttaTCAAAAGCAGTGGTCTCAATGGACAGATACCACTTAGCTAGCAGAACCTGTTGTCCATCTCAGAAAGCCACCGAGAATCTTAATGATATTGCCCCGAATaaccaaaacatgaaaatacatttttaagcaaaaagcaAGTCTCAACTGTGCCTTTTTCACTATGATAATAAACTGCAAGTGCTGCATTATGTCTATTAATTTGATTGGAATGCACCTAGTTTCTAAAAAGGAATGCATAATTCAGTCTGTGTAACAAATATAGCTGACCTgatttcccccccgccctgttATTCTGCACCTTGTGTAGCTATTTGCCACCTGTGCTGGACACTTCCTTTGCATAGTTAAATCCAAAAGTGCGAGTGATTGTTACACAAGTCAAGACATTGTATAAAAGGTGCCTGGTGAGATaaatgaaatctttaaaaactgttaaTTCATTGCAATAGCTCTGCCTTTTCCTATCTGTTGTATGTgtagcaattttttaaatggcaatgGTCCATAATCAGGTGTTGAACATGTTACAAAATAGTTTTGTGCGTTCTAGCTTGAGACCGGATGGTGAAAGAGGTGGTTGCTCTACAAAGATAAGACGAAATCTCCACACCTAGCATTCCAGGAAGTAGAAGAACTGCATGGCTTCCTTCTCCTGTCTGTTGATAATGCAGGTGGACTCCATTCACTTGGATTTTGGCAGATGTTACTGAAGTACTACaggtgggggaagggaagaaaaaaagggaaactttcAGACAGTTAATTCTCATTACTACACGGTCATTCAAGGAATATAGAATCATTACTTTTTCTAGACATTAACAACAATACAGTGAGATTTAAATGGGTCACTTGCCTTTCACAGGTGCACAGAAGACTAAATAAAAAACTTGTCAGGAGCAGAGAAGTATTCAGTTCTGACCACCACATAGCATTTGTACGTATGACAGCTTTGTACGTATAACAGCTTTAGGTATAACATTTGTACGTATAACAGCTTTAGGTTTCACAAATGTAGTTAAATTACttaagggggagaaaaaaaaagagtcttgACTATGCAACAAGGGGAATATAAAAGCAGCTTTACATGGCTACAGAAACGTGttgaaagaaatgcattagAGAGGAGAAACCTCATTCTGTCACAGCATAACTTTTGAAATGGCTGGTGTTCACCTTGTTATTACTAAACTGAGCCTCTCCACCTGCCAAAGAAACCACAATCTATTGTTATGGTTCCTCACGAACCAGAGGGTCTACAATGAAAACCACCTTGCACTGAGATGAGGGTGGAGAAGAAGAATGTGAGAATATATCTGTCAGTGTAATCTCAGCAAGAGATAATGCTTTACTGGAAAATACTACATGATCAAAAAACCCTACCCACTAAAGAAGTCTCATAGAAACCAACTGCATAGGCCACCTCTCAACCCCAACCCTTAAACCTGTACATTAACTTTCAGTACAAAGCAAGACATACATGTAAATGCAAACAGGTAATCTGAGATACCGTGTCTAGATAGAAACACCTAGCGAGAAAGCAGAACTAGTGTAGATTGAAGGTAACTTCTTAACAGTATAAACCATTACATCTGTTCTCCCAAGCAAATTTGTGACTTAATGGTTGCAAGACATCTTTTCAACAACCTATCTCATTTTACTTAAAGTTAATAATACGACAAAAAATTTGCCATTTGGTTGCCTAATGGCCTCATTCCCTGTACTTCTTAGTTTACCTAGATCAAATATTCTTGCCCTATGAATTCAGTCAATGTGAATttcacacacatacagaaataCTGTTCTCCAGTCTTATATGTAACAATAATCTCTATTCCATGATATGCACTGTGCAACttattaaaaattcaattttaacATATAAATTCTGAACTACTTACAGCATGTAAGCATAGTCCCACCCGTATAGAGTTTAAGATGGTGGATTAAAGGTAAAAAATCCCACAAACTTAAACCCTTCTcctaaggaaaatgaaaatgaacaataGCTTGCAAACTCAGGTTCCCAATACATAAGTGGCAGTTAAACCACAGAATCTGTTCAACACAAAGCCATTTGGATTTTACGTAAAATCTTAGTCTACATAATCAATCATGTCATATGCCTAAATATGGCATATGTGCCTGTGACTGTGCAGAGTAGGATCAGCTCTTTCTACCTGTGCGGATCCAGTCTGAGAACTGGAGTGCAAATGCAGATCTCTGGCAAGAATACAATTCAAAGAAACTCATTGTGTCATTATAACTTCATCGAGTTTTGCTTAATTGTTATGCAAACGTGATTCAAGTGATTAATTTGACTGTAATGTTAAACCTCCTTTAAGTCTATATATCACACCTGATGTGGCTATATACTTCGCAACTTGAATTTTGAATGTAGCATTCAGATGGCCTTCTTATCTCCTTTTTGAATATctgacttttgcttttttctatttataaaagaaaattatttctattttttttcttgatatacCACCTTTAGGTTTGTCATTCATTTCAACAGCTTATTTTATCATAGTTCTCACCACAGCAAATGAGCACCTTGCTCTTATTAAATTTCATAGAAatttgtgagggttttttgcTTCTGATTAATAAATTGCCAAAAACATTTCCAGTTcctaacaaaacagaaataatcaccatcttgttactttttttaaaaaaggttacCAACGTGTACTTTTAATAGACAAGGGTTGTATATTCTGCTTTCCTGATTCAGATGCTAGATTTTTTTACACAGTTCCACATTTTTTAGGATTAATTATTAACATTAGGGTCTTGAGAATTTTGCTAAGTTTGTGATGCTTTTCTATTCTTGGATTGTGCCTCAGTGTAAAGTCCAATGGAATCCAGGAGTTTcacaaagaaagtattttcaataCTTTCTGGACTATGAACAAaggagttgggttttttaatgtgctgAGAAACTGTACTGGAACTGCCTACACATAAGGCAGATTTGGTCTTCCTCACACCAAGTTTCTGTGAGTCTGAAATCACTTCAGCATGCTTGTCAGCATGATGACTTCACTTCTGTCAAGTTTTCATAAAGACTGCATTTTCCATTGGTTGGCATAATCAGAAACgatgttaaaacaaaacaaaaacccccactaGTTTGTAACTGAGTTAGTAATGTTAAGTTTTATAGCTCTTTGAGAAGCACTGGATACATACTCCCTATGTTTACCAAGACAGTACAGATGCAGAGTAGGCAGGTCTTGTACCGTGCCTTGCTGGAGGGCACACTTCACCTCATACTCTGCAGGAGTGCAGCTTAACCTGGGAACTACCTTTCTGTTCCAGCTGTGCTACAATACAACCTAGTCTTTATCtgtgtggggagaaaaaaaaaaggtattatgTCTGTTTTCCTTAATAGGATTTGCAGAATAAGCAGTATTATGTACATTACATATATGTATTCTCTTTGCAACCCAGGCCACCTCCAGGAAACACCTTATCCGCAGGTGGCAGAGAAGCAGGGCGGTCAAGCAGCACGTCCTGCCTTGCAGGGGGGAAAACGGACTGGCAGTGGTGAGGATGACAGACACTGACGGAAGGGAAAACGGACTGGCAGTGGTGAGGATGACAGACACTGACGGAAGGGAAAACGGGCTGGCAGAGGTGAGGGTGACAGACACTGACGGAAGGGGCTGTGGGGCCTTGCTCGTACAACTCCTTGCCGCGCAGGCAAAGCAGCTGAGGAGAGGGCTCTTCCCTCCCAAGCGAGACGAACCTCCCCACCTAACCGCAGAAGCGGGCACCTCAGGGTACTACCGGCGTCCCCACCTCGTCACCCTCCCAAATCTAGCGTACACCCCTCTGCTAAAACACCTTGTTCGTtccgctcccccccctcccgccccgccgacACCCACCCGGGCCTGTCAAATGTCACCTTCCTCAAGCCCCGGAcggagggagcaggggaagggggggcaaGGAAGCGGCTGTGGTTTTTACCCGTAGGAAGCGGCCGGTCCCCGGGGGGTGAACGGCGCGGCCCGGGCgggtggctgcagcagcagcagcacccggAGAGCCCGGCCCGCGATCCGCCGAGCCATTTTGCCCACCGAAGTCGCCCCgccggggaggggaaggagagaggaggggaggcggggcggccgccccgcctcccctcctctctccttcccctccccggcGGGGCGACCTGCCGCCCTGCCCTGTCAGCTCCGGGCTGCGCTGGGCGCTACGGTCGCCCCGCTGAGGGGGCGGGTGCCCTGGGACCGAAGGCAGCCAGCGGGGCACTGGGCGGTTTTGGCACCCTCGGGGCGGTGGAGAATGGCCGTTGCCCgtgagggaaggagggagggcgaCCGGCGGGGACAGCCCATTCGCTGCCCGCG
The genomic region above belongs to Buteo buteo chromosome 20, bButBut1.hap1.1, whole genome shotgun sequence and contains:
- the BPHL gene encoding serine hydrolase BPHL, which codes for MARRIAGRALRVLLLLQPPARAAPFTPRGPAASYGTSVTSAKIQVNGVHLHYQQTGEGSHAVLLLPGMLGSGQTDFGPQLKSMNKQLFTIVAWDPRGYGQSIPPSRDFPPDFFERDAKDAVDLMQALKFKKFSLLGWSDGGITALIAAAKYPTLIHKLVVWGANASVTQEDVRIYNGIRDVSKWSEKVKKPLEEMYGHDYFAKTCEAWVDGICHFAEKSDGNICQQLLPDIKCPTFIIHGEKDPLVPQAHAEYIHKHIKGSRLLLMPEGKHNLHLRFAEDFNRQVEDFLH